In Oxalobacteraceae bacterium OTU3CINTB1, the sequence CTGATCAATATGAACTCGCCGGGGTGGATCACGCCCCTGTTGAAGCTTTCATTTACGCTCTTTTACGTACTGTTGGCCGCATTTGTCGGCGCCTTCGCCGATTCGATGCCAAAAGGCAAAGTCATGTTCATCTCTAACCTGATCAAGGTTGGCGGTTGCATGCTGATTTTCGCCAATGTCCACCCCTTGCTCGCGTACGCCATCGTCGGCTTCGGCGCCGCTGTCTATTCGCCGGCCAAATACGGCATCCTGACCGAACTGCTGCCGGCCGAGAAACTCGTCGCCGCCAACGGCTGGGTGGAAGGTTTGACCGTCATGTCGATCATCTTCGGCACCGTCATGGGCGGCGCGCTGGTCGGCGACCGGGTTTCGTCCTACCTGCTCGGCTTCGACATGCCGATGATCGACACCGGCATCACCACGCCGACCCAATCGGCGCTGTGCGTGGTGGTCGGCATCTATGTCATCGCCGCGATATTCAATACCCGCATCCCCGACACCGGTTGCCGCTATGGCCACCAGGAACGCAACCCGATCAAACTGGTTACCGATTTCGCCAACTGCTACAACCTGCTGTGGAAAGACAAGCTGGGCCAGATCTCGCTGGCCGTCACCACCTTGTTCTGGGGCGCCGCGCAGACCTTGCAGTTCATTGTGCTGGAGTGGGCCAACCGCACGCTCAAGCTGACCTACGAGCAATCGACCAGTCTGGTGGGCGTGGTCGCGATCGGCGTTGCGGCGGGCGCCGTCATCTCGGCCCGCTCGATCACCCTGCGCAAGTCTTTGACGGTGATCCCGGTCGGCATCGCAATGGGTGTTATCGTCATGGGCATGACCCTGGTCAATTCGGTAATGCTGGCGTATCCGCTGCTGGTGCTGGTCGGCTTGTTGGGCGGCTTCTTCCTGGTGCCGATGAACGCGCTGCTGCAGCACCGCGGCCATGTGCTGATGAGCGCCGGCCACTCGATCGCCGTGCAGAACTTCAATGAGAATCTGTCGATCCTGGTGATGCTGGCGGCCTACTCGCTGATGCTGCGCGGCCACCTGAACCTGAACATCATCATTCTGATCTTCGGCCTGTTCCTGGCCGGCACCATGTTCTTCATCATGCGCAGGCACCACGCCAACCAGCGCGAGTTCGATTCGGTCAGCCTGATCGGCGAAGCCAAACATTAATAGTTTGAATTACGCCGGCAGGATGCCATCCTGCCGGCGTTGGGCGGCCTGCGCCTGCCAATCGTCGGGCACGACAAATCCGCGCCGCTCCTCCACCAGCCAACCGCCCTCTTCCCGCATCACCGCCACCATCACCGGCGCGCTGACCTTGGCCATTTGCTCGTCGAGCGCGGCCAGCAATCCGTTCCGATCCAGCGCGCCGTCGGCCGCCTTCAACGGCGCCAGCCACAGCAGGCGATGCATGATGATGAAACGCTCCCCCGGCAAGCTTTGCGCCTGCGCCATCGACATCCAGAAACCGTTGCAGTGGGGTTGGGAGATTCCGGCCATGCCGCGCCCGGCCTCGTCGCCGGGATAGAACAGCCAGCCTTTGACCAGCGCCAGCGCCCGCGCCACCGGTTGCGGCAACAGCGGCTGCGCGGCCGGATGCCGCGCCAGCGATAGCTGCTTGTCAAAAATCTTGCGCATCTTCGCGCCCAGCGTATCGGCCAGATTGGGGCCGACCAAGCCGTTGAAGCCTTCGCCGGCGCTGTTGGCGTCGAGCAGGTAGAACTTGGTGGCGAATTCCAGGTGGACCAGGTCGTCGCCGTCGCGCAGCAGGAAATCGAACTCGCCGACGGTGTCGTTGCGGTTGGCGCGCACCTGCAAGCCATGCGCGACCAGCTTGCCGTGCTCGGCGAAGTAGAACGCCATCAGCTTTTCCGCGTACAAACCCAGGCGGGAGTAATGCCGGGCGCCAAGCGCCGCATCCAGCGGGATCGGGTCCTGCTCCAGCGCGGCCAGCCAATCGGCGGTGTCCTGCGTCATCGCGCCCACGCTGGCGATGCGGCCCTGCCAGTGCGGCGAAGCGGGATCGAGCAAGTCGGGCGCGTCCAGCAGCCAGGCCAGAGCGCGCACGTGGGGACGGGTCAGGTGCCCCCAACGCCGCTCGAACCGCGCCTGATAGCTCTCGGGCGCGGTGTCGGACGGCGTGGGCGGCTGCCTAGTCACGGGCCGCCTTCGCCAGACACAAATCGCCCCAGGCCTTGGCCTTGTCTTCCGGGCGGCGCAGCAGGTCGTCCGGATGGTAGGTCGCCACCACCGGCAGCTCGGCGGCGCCGTAGCGCATCACCTTGCCGCGCGCGGCCGGACCCATCATCAGGCCCTTGGCGGCGTGCTGGCCGAACGTCATCGCCATGCTCGCGCCGGTCAGTTGCAGCTCGCGGTGCAGGTAGGGACGACAGGCGGTCAGCTCGTCGATGGTCGGCGGGCGGTCGGCGCCGTCCTCGGCGGCCGGGCGACATTTGACCAGATTGGTCACATACACGTCCGTATCGGGCTTGAGCGCGATGGCTTTGAGCATGTTGTCGAGCAGTTGGCCGGCCTCGCCCGCGACGGGCTGGTTGTCTTTCTCATCCAGGCGCGACGGGCCGGCGGCCAACGCGATCCAGGAGGCATCGGTCGCGCCACGGCCGTTGACGGCGTTGCGGCGCGTCGCGCACAGCTGGCAGCGGGTGCAGGTGGCCACGGCGGTGCGCAATTGCGCCCAGTCCATCGCGGCGATCGCCTCGTCGCTGACCGGCGCGGCGCGGGTTGGCACCGGCGCCTCGTCGAACCAGGCGGTCGAGTCGTCGCTGGACATGTCGTCGCGCTGGGCGGAGGGGGCCGCAACCGGAGCAGCGCGCGGAGCGCTGGCAGGAGAAGCTTCCGACATCGGCGCGCGGGCTGGCACCGGAGCCGGCTGCTCGTGGACCGGTTGCACGCGGACAGGCTGTTCGTTGACTGGCTGTGCGCGAACCGGTTGTTCGACCACCGGAGGTTCCATCACCGCCTGCATCACCGCCCGCGTGAACGCGGACTGCTCAGCCTCGGCATCCACTGACGGCTCGTCGGCCGCCTCGGCGGCATCGACCGGCGCCGGGGCGGTCGGACGGTTGCGCAAAGACCAATGCGCGCCGACGCCCATCTCCTCAAGGAAAATCGCGCTGCGGGCAGCTGTCTGACTCATATTCCGAACCGCATAACGATGGCGTCCTCGCGTTGCTGGTCGGCCGCCGGGTAATATCCCTTGCGCCGTCCGATCTGTTTAAATCCATAGCGCTCGTAAATCTTCAAAGCGCGCTCGTTCGATGGCCGCACCTCCAGCAGCACCGACGTCATGCCCAGCCCGCGCGCGCAGGCCACCGCCTGGTTCAGCAGCAAGCGTCCCAGACCCTGCCCCTGGCGCTCGGCCGACACCGCCACGTTCAGCAAATGCGCCTCGTCGACAATCGCCATCAGCAGGAAGTAGCCCAGCAACACGCCGGCCTGGTCGCGCAAGACCCACGCCTCGTAATTGCTGCTCAGCGAATCGGCGAAATTGCCCATGCTCCAGGGATGTGGATAGACACTCTCCTCCAGCGCCAGCACCTCGGCCAGATCGGTCTTCTGCATCGGCTCGTAATTCAAGCGCGCCAGATCCCACAGCGGCTTCATGCCACGCCTTCCGCCGCCTTGGCGAGCGCCATATCGCGGCGCTCGGCCTGGGTGTAGGCGATCTTGTTACGCAGATACAGCGGTTGCGCCTCGGCCGCCGTCACCGTCTTGCCGGCGGCGAAAGCAATGCTCGCCAATTGCGCGATTTGCTCCGCGTGCGGCATCACCTCGGCGTGGCCGCCGGCGGGGAACGCTTCGGCATAGGCCGACAAGCCGTTGCCGCAAGCGGCCGGGGCGCCCTGCGGGATCACTCCATCGGGCGCCGACAAGGCCGGCGGCAGCACGGCGGCCGGCTCGGCGATATTGGCCGCATCGGCCTCGAACCGGTATTGCGCCCAATACACTTCGCCCATGCGCGCGTCCAGCACGGCCAGCACGTCGGCGGCGCCGTGGCGCTGGCGGCAGGCGAGCGCCATCGCGTCGAGCGTCACGACCGGCACCACCGGCAGGCTGGCGCCGAAAGCGAGCCCCTGGGCGATGCCGCAGGCGGTGCGCACGCCGGTGAACGAGCCGGGACCGGAGCCGAAGGCGATCGCGTCGCAATCCTTCAGCGCGATGCCGGCTTCGGCCAGCAGTTCCTGGATCATCGGCAAGATAGATTGGGAATGGGTACGCACGCCGGACGACACGCGGCTGATCACGGTTTCGCCCCGCAGCAGCGCGCAGGAGGCCAGTTCGGACGAGGTTTCAATGGCAAGAATAATAGGCATCCCGTATTTTAACCCGGCCCGGTGGCAGGCGCGACCCCGCGCGGGCATGTAGAATGTCTCCTTTGGGCGCTGAGAACGCTGTCATTCGACGATCCTATGCATAGTTTGACCTTAAATTCCGCCAATCGCCAACAAGTCGCCGCCGCCCTGTCCGGCGACCGCTGGATCGTCGCGTGCCTGTGCGCGGCGTGGTGCGGCACGTGCGAATCCTACCGCGACACGTTCGAGGAACTGGCCGCGCGCCATCCGGACAAGTTCTTCGTCTGGATCGACATCGAGGACCACGCGGATGTGGTGGGCGACTTGGACGTCGAGAACTTCCCGACGCTGTTGATTCAGCATCACGAATTGGTCACTTTCTTCGGCACCATGCTGCCGGACGGCGGGCTGGCGCACCGGCTGGTGCTGTCGCAGACCCAGCAGAGCGACGAGGAACTGAAGGCGCTGGCGCTCAACAGCGAAGAGCGGGCGCGCTGGCAGAATGATTGTAATTTAAGGACGTTGATGCGGAATGCGTTGGGGTAGCGCCTTGGTCGCGAAGGTTCAATGGTTGCTTTTTCCCAGAGCATACTTTCAAACCTCGCGCTTCATAACACTTGTGTTAAAAGGGGCTATTCGGTTCGGTTGCGTGTCCAAGCGGTTGCGATTTCGTTCACATTTCCTAAGTTAAATTGATAACTGCTTTAGGAACGAATTTCTCGTACCATGGTTTCAGATAAGGAGCATGAGTTTGCAGCATTCGAAGAATTGAGTCGTGCTGCTTTTCAGGTTTAGTTTCTCGTTGGATTTTTTTGATTCGTTCGTTGAGCTTGTAGTGATCTAGCCATGCCTGCACGTCCGCCAACTTCAGACACTCGTACACAGCCACATCCATCGCCCGGACCTCTTGAATAGTCATTGCTATTAGCGTTGTTGCTTCCTTCAAAGTTGGGCGGTTGATCTGGAAGTCCGCAAACAGCCGGTCAACATCTAATCCTGCGTAGGCAATACGGATACGTTCCTCGCGAGTTCGCACTAGCTGCTTTTCTTGATGCGTCAGCTCTGCATTAGAGTCGGTGTGCACGTGTCGGTTACGCCAATGGATTAGCAGCATCACGCAGCAGGTTCTGAAACGGGTATCAGACTCTGACGGTTCTGCCAGCGGCTCTGCCAGCAGATCTATTGGTACACGCATGACTGTTGCTAGCTCGGAGAATTTTTCTGCCGCAGTAGGCTTTGGCTTTCTCAAGTTCCATTCCGTCGTTAGTTCCTTAAATCGCGGCAGATTCGTAATGGCTCGTATATATTGGGCCAGCGCTTCGACCGTTACGACCATTGCTCCATGTAGCGCTGCCTTGCGGGCCTTGCGAGCTGCAACCATTGGATCCTTTGGGCCCCAGCTTACATTCAGTCCTTCAGGTTTCTCATGGTCCTGACCGATTGCCGCCAATCCTACTGCGATAGTGTTTAAGTCGGCCACACAGTTTCCTACGACTTGCAAGAAGTCTGCTAAAGCTTTCGTCCCTAAGGCGACCGCAGGTTTTGTCGTTTCTTGCGCGACCTGCGCGCTATCGATCGCGGCCGCTTGTGCGTTACTCTTTTCTGACATTGTATTTTGATCGCCTGTTAGGTGTGACAACGCTGGGAGTCGAACCCATAATTCCCGCTTTCAAGATGGTTGGCCTTTAATCGGCGGGCGTGATGCCGCTTTCACCACGTTGTCGTTCTCACTATATCGCATATTCTGATGAGAACCAAGTTCTGGCCATTGGACAGCCGGGTTGGGCCGGCTATTGGAGTCACGAAACCAATTCTGAAGTCGTCAAGACCGGTACAAATAAAAGACCAAAGTACCCGCCCTCACAGACAATCGCCAAGCCGCTCCCTAAGCACCCTGTACTGCGCATCCAGCATCAGCTGGTTCGGATCATGTCCCGCGCGCGGCACCAGGACGAACTCCTTGCGCGGCGCCTCGATGAAGTCGAAGTAGCGCTTGCTCGGCTCCGGCATCGTCAGGAGATCCTCCTGGCCCTGCAACATGTAGAAGGGCACGCCGAATTTCGGTCCCAGCTTGTAAAGGTCGATCTTCGAGGCGATTCCGTCGCCCTTCATGCCGACGTATTGCAGCCAGGAGTAGTCCTCGCCCGCCGTGTAGTCGGCCTCCGCCTTGGCGGTCGTGTACTCCGGCGAGAAAACCCACCACGCTTTTAGCGCCGGCTCGGTGCGCAGCGCTTCCTGCTTGCGCATCACGCGGCGCAGGATGCCGAGGTTGCGGGGATTGGTCCATGGCGGCGGACCCAGCGCTTCCAGCTCGGCCACCGAGTCGGCGTCGCTGGCAGCGCGCGCCAGCGCCAGCGTAGCTTGGTAGCTGGCGCGCTCGCCGGACCGATTCACCAACTGTCCGGTGCTGACGTAGGCACAGAACACCTCTGGATTGGACTTGGCCATGTACGTCCCGATCACCGAGCCCCACGATCCTCCCATCAGGATCACCTTTTGCTTGCCGAAGCGCTTGGCCGCATACCGCGCGACCTCGACGCCATCGTCGCGCAGACGCTCCGGCACCAGCGGCTCGTCGTCCGTCACGGGATTGCGGCCGAAGGTCATGCCGGCGCCACGCTGGTCCCATTGGACCACGGTGTAGTCTTTTTCCCAGGCTTTGAAGAGGTTGTCGGCGAAAGGGGTGTTAGGGTTGCCGGGACCGCCGTGGACGACCACGATGACGGGCTTGGCGCAACTGGCGCCCTTGACCCGCACCCATTGCTCGATGCCGCCAATGCGAACAAAACCTTTTTCATCGACGGCTTTGTCGGCTGCTGTGCAGACGTTGTCAGGAAAAAGGCCGCTGGTAGCGGCCGCGTGTCCAGTCGTCTGGCCCAGAACGAGCAAGAGTAAGGCCGTTAGCAGCGTCGAACGAGCTGGCATCAATTCTCCATTTGATCGAGCAACGACCATGCCGGCAAGCCGTGCTTGCGCCGGCCATAGGCGTAGTAGAGCGAGATACTCACGCCGAAGCATAGCCCTGCCACAGCGGAGATACACAGCGCGGCGATCAAGGCGACGCCTTGCCGCGACCACACCGTCAGCCACATGACGACACCCCAGGCGCCGCCGAACCAAAGGGAAGCGAACAGGGTGGTCTTCCAAAACGGGACAAAGTGCGGTGGCGGAATCTTGAAGCCAAGCTTCCACAAGGCCCGCAACATCGGCGGCTCGTAGTTGCTGGGCCACATAGCGGTTGCTTTCAACAGTTCCAGCGCTTTCGCGCGGCGGGATTCAAAGCTCATTTAGAAAGCAATCTTGTTCAGATGAAAAACTATACCCGATCAGATCGCCCCCAATATACGCACTTTGTAACAACTACCGATTGCAGACACCTACTCCTCTGCGCTCTGGCGCTCTAGCCATGCCTCGAACAGCGCGCGGTTCTCCGGCTGCGTGAGCGGGTACAGCCCGGTGATGCAGGCGCCGCCGCGCACCCGCTCCAGCACGAAGTCCTCGTACCGCTCCATCGGCACGGCGTCGCGCGCAATCTCCTCCGCCAGATGCGACGGGATGCACACCACGCCGTCGTCGTCGCCGACCATGATGTCGCCAGGGTAGACCGCCACCCCACCACAGCCGATGGGGGCGTTCAGGTCGAGCGCGTGGTGCCGGATCAGGTTGGTCGGCGCCGACGGCCCCGAGCACCAGGCCGGAATCTCCAGTTTTGCGATGCCGGTGGCGTCGCGCAGGCCGCCGTCGGCGACGATGCCGGCCACGCCGCGCACCTGCATGCGCGTGGCCAGAATGCTGCCGGCCGCCGCCACCGAGACGTCGCCCCGGCAATCCATCACCAGCACCGCACCGGCCGGGATCTCCTCGACCGCCACCCGCTGCGGATGGCGCGGGTCGAGAAAGGCGTCGAGTCCATCGAGATCCTCGCGCGCCGGAATGTAGCGCAAGGTAAACGCCGGACCGGCCAGGCGCTGCCCCGGCTTCAACGGCCGCGCGCCCTGGATGAACACGTTACGGAATCCGCGCTTGTACAGCAGCGTCGTGATGGTGGAGGTGGCGATGGTTTTCAACGTCGCCAGCGTTTGTGGGGAGACAGTGGTGGTCATGGCTGCACTCCCTGGCGTTCGAAGATGGTTTGGCTGAAGCGGATATGGCTGCTGTCGATGTGATTCTGGCGGTAGTATTCGTCCCATTTTTCCGGGCTGCTGGTGTGCTCGCCGGTGACCGGGTCGCGCGCCTGCAGATAGTCACCGAACTTGAAGTAGATCTTGCGCGTGTCGGGCCTGATGCGTGTGAGCGGGGTCTTCAGGGTGCCGCTGTTGGCCGTGCGGGCGATGACTTGCGTCTCGCCGGCATTGAGCACGATATCGAGGTCGAAGCTCTCGCCCGAGCGCACCGTGCCCAGCGCGGTCGTCGCCTCCTTGCCGTCGACGCCGAGAATGCGCACCAGGATGTCGAACACGCCGTTGCCGCTCTTGCCATCGAGTCCCTGCTTGTCGGCGGTGTCCTGCACGTAGACCTTCAGTATCGTGTCCAGTCCCTCCACGTGGTACTGCGCGACGATGGTCTTGGCGACGTTCGGCAAAGTGGCCGTGATGCGGGCCGCGAAGTGTTCGCGCGTGTCGGCTAAACTCAGGCGCTCGCGATCGGTGACCTTCAATTCGTTGCGATAGCCATGGCCGTTGGGCGAGGCGTATTTCGACTTGAGGGCGCTGAAGTTCAGCGTGCCGGCATACGGCGCAGCATAAGGCGAATTGCCCTCGAGCGCGAACAGCCGTTGCAACGCGGCTTGCGGCGTGAACCCTTGCGCGCCGGCCGGCGACAGCGCGGCTGCGAGCAAGGCTACTGCGGTGTATCGGATGGCGGCGATCATTTCAACATCTCCTTGAGCATAGGTTGCATGGCGTCGGCCCACAATTGGTAACCGGCAGGTCCGGGGTGCAGCTGGTCGGGCATGATGGCCGACGGAATGCGGCCGTCCTTGTCCGTAAAGACGGAATTAATATTCAGGAAGCGGATCGTCTTGCCATCGTCCAGCGCGGCCAGATCACGGTTGACGGCGTCGATGGTTTGCATCCGCTTGGCCGCCTCGGCAACGCTCTTTTCAGTCACCGGCGAGCCGTCGCGCTCGCGCGGGCCGCGCGGGAAGATACCCAGCACCAGTATCTTCGTTTCTGGCAGCTTGGCGCGTATCATGCCGATGATCTTGCGGTCGGCGGAGGCGATTTCCTCGGCCGTGTAATCGAGGCTGTTATTGGTACCGATCATCAACACGGTGACCTTGGGCGACGAGCCATCGAGCTCGCCGTGCTCGATGCGCCAGATGACGTGCTGCGTGCGATCGCCGCCGATGCCGAAGTTAGCCGGTTGAAAAGCGCCGTAATACTTGTCCCAGATTTCCGGCGCAATGCGCCAGCGCTCGGTGATGGAGTCGCCCAGGAACAGCAGACCGACCGGCCCGCTTTTGCCGCGCGCGAGGATGGCTTCGTGCTTCTTGAGGAACACGCCATTGTCCTGTTTCTCAACGGCTTCCGAGGCGCTGCCCTTGGCGCCGGCGGCGTGCGCGCCGACCTGCCCTACCGTCAACAGTGCGGCCAGCAGCAATCTGATGTAAATCGATTTTTTCATGCGTGTCTCCGGGTTAGTGTTTCGGCTGTACGCGGACCACGGGACCGCCCAGCCAGATCGAGAGGAAAACCAGCGGCAGCAGCATCGCGCCAAGGATGAAGAACGGGGTGTAGTCGCCGCCGGTGGTCAACACCGGCACCAGCTGCATGCAGATGATCACGCCCAGCACCGCCGAGGTTCCGCTCAGGCCGGCCAGGGAGCCGACCGTTTTGCCCGAGAAAAAATCGCTCGGCAAGGTCTGGATGTTGGTGATGGCGGCCTGGAAGCCGAACAGGATCACGCCGATCGACAGCACCGCCAGCAGCGGCGTCTCGGCGGCGGCGCTGAACAGCAACGCCGGCAGCATAATCACCAGCCCCAGGCCGATGACGAACTTGCGCGCGCGGTTGACGCTCCAGCCGCGCGTCAGCAGGTGGCCGCAGAACCAGCCGCCGGACAAGGCGCCGACCGCCGCGCCCACATACGGCACCCAGGCGAACATGCCGATTTCCTTGACGTCGAAGTGGAAACGCTCGTTCA encodes:
- the lplT gene encoding lysophospholipid transporter LplT — its product is MNRGFYTIMAAQFFSSLADNALLFVAIDLLINMNSPGWITPLLKLSFTLFYVLLAAFVGAFADSMPKGKVMFISNLIKVGGCMLIFANVHPLLAYAIVGFGAAVYSPAKYGILTELLPAEKLVAANGWVEGLTVMSIIFGTVMGGALVGDRVSSYLLGFDMPMIDTGITTPTQSALCVVVGIYVIAAIFNTRIPDTGCRYGHQERNPIKLVTDFANCYNLLWKDKLGQISLAVTTLFWGAAQTLQFIVLEWANRTLKLTYEQSTSLVGVVAIGVAAGAVISARSITLRKSLTVIPVGIAMGVIVMGMTLVNSVMLAYPLLVLVGLLGGFFLVPMNALLQHRGHVLMSAGHSIAVQNFNENLSILVMLAAYSLMLRGHLNLNIIILIFGLFLAGTMFFIMRRHHANQREFDSVSLIGEAKH
- a CDS encoding DUF1853 family protein; this encodes MTRQPPTPSDTAPESYQARFERRWGHLTRPHVRALAWLLDAPDLLDPASPHWQGRIASVGAMTQDTADWLAALEQDPIPLDAALGARHYSRLGLYAEKLMAFYFAEHGKLVAHGLQVRANRNDTVGEFDFLLRDGDDLVHLEFATKFYLLDANSAGEGFNGLVGPNLADTLGAKMRKIFDKQLSLARHPAAQPLLPQPVARALALVKGWLFYPGDEAGRGMAGISQPHCNGFWMSMAQAQSLPGERFIIMHRLLWLAPLKAADGALDRNGLLAALDEQMAKVSAPVMVAVMREEGGWLVEERRGFVVPDDWQAQAAQRRQDGILPA
- a CDS encoding uracil-DNA glycosylase; the protein is MSQTAARSAIFLEEMGVGAHWSLRNRPTAPAPVDAAEAADEPSVDAEAEQSAFTRAVMQAVMEPPVVEQPVRAQPVNEQPVRVQPVHEQPAPVPARAPMSEASPASAPRAAPVAAPSAQRDDMSSDDSTAWFDEAPVPTRAAPVSDEAIAAMDWAQLRTAVATCTRCQLCATRRNAVNGRGATDASWIALAAGPSRLDEKDNQPVAGEAGQLLDNMLKAIALKPDTDVYVTNLVKCRPAAEDGADRPPTIDELTACRPYLHRELQLTGASMAMTFGQHAAKGLMMGPAARGKVMRYGAAELPVVATYHPDDLLRRPEDKAKAWGDLCLAKAARD
- the rimI gene encoding ribosomal protein S18-alanine N-acetyltransferase codes for the protein MKPLWDLARLNYEPMQKTDLAEVLALEESVYPHPWSMGNFADSLSSNYEAWVLRDQAGVLLGYFLLMAIVDEAHLLNVAVSAERQGQGLGRLLLNQAVACARGLGMTSVLLEVRPSNERALKIYERYGFKQIGRRKGYYPAADQQREDAIVMRFGI
- the tsaB gene encoding tRNA (adenosine(37)-N6)-threonylcarbamoyltransferase complex dimerization subunit type 1 TsaB, coding for MPIILAIETSSELASCALLRGETVISRVSSGVRTHSQSILPMIQELLAEAGIALKDCDAIAFGSGPGSFTGVRTACGIAQGLAFGASLPVVPVVTLDAMALACRQRHGAADVLAVLDARMGEVYWAQYRFEADAANIAEPAAVLPPALSAPDGVIPQGAPAACGNGLSAYAEAFPAGGHAEVMPHAEQIAQLASIAFAAGKTVTAAEAQPLYLRNKIAYTQAERRDMALAKAAEGVA
- a CDS encoding thioredoxin family protein, whose protein sequence is MHSLTLNSANRQQVAAALSGDRWIVACLCAAWCGTCESYRDTFEELAARHPDKFFVWIDIEDHADVVGDLDVENFPTLLIQHHELVTFFGTMLPDGGLAHRLVLSQTQQSDEELKALALNSEERARWQNDCNLRTLMRNALG
- a CDS encoding alpha/beta hydrolase; the protein is MPARSTLLTALLLLVLGQTTGHAAATSGLFPDNVCTAADKAVDEKGFVRIGGIEQWVRVKGASCAKPVIVVVHGGPGNPNTPFADNLFKAWEKDYTVVQWDQRGAGMTFGRNPVTDDEPLVPERLRDDGVEVARYAAKRFGKQKVILMGGSWGSVIGTYMAKSNPEVFCAYVSTGQLVNRSGERASYQATLALARAASDADSVAELEALGPPPWTNPRNLGILRRVMRKQEALRTEPALKAWWVFSPEYTTAKAEADYTAGEDYSWLQYVGMKGDGIASKIDLYKLGPKFGVPFYMLQGQEDLLTMPEPSKRYFDFIEAPRKEFVLVPRAGHDPNQLMLDAQYRVLRERLGDCL
- a CDS encoding DUF6404 family protein, translated to MSFESRRAKALELLKATAMWPSNYEPPMLRALWKLGFKIPPPHFVPFWKTTLFASLWFGGAWGVVMWLTVWSRQGVALIAALCISAVAGLCFGVSISLYYAYGRRKHGLPAWSLLDQMEN
- a CDS encoding ribonuclease activity regulator RraA, with amino-acid sequence MTTTVSPQTLATLKTIATSTITTLLYKRGFRNVFIQGARPLKPGQRLAGPAFTLRYIPAREDLDGLDAFLDPRHPQRVAVEEIPAGAVLVMDCRGDVSVAAAGSILATRMQVRGVAGIVADGGLRDATGIAKLEIPAWCSGPSAPTNLIRHHALDLNAPIGCGGVAVYPGDIMVGDDDGVVCIPSHLAEEIARDAVPMERYEDFVLERVRGGACITGLYPLTQPENRALFEAWLERQSAEE
- a CDS encoding polysaccharide lyase family 7 protein, which encodes MIAAIRYTAVALLAAALSPAGAQGFTPQAALQRLFALEGNSPYAAPYAGTLNFSALKSKYASPNGHGYRNELKVTDRERLSLADTREHFAARITATLPNVAKTIVAQYHVEGLDTILKVYVQDTADKQGLDGKSGNGVFDILVRILGVDGKEATTALGTVRSGESFDLDIVLNAGETQVIARTANSGTLKTPLTRIRPDTRKIYFKFGDYLQARDPVTGEHTSSPEKWDEYYRQNHIDSSHIRFSQTIFERQGVQP
- a CDS encoding GDSL-type esterase/lipase family protein is translated as MKKSIYIRLLLAALLTVGQVGAHAAGAKGSASEAVEKQDNGVFLKKHEAILARGKSGPVGLLFLGDSITERWRIAPEIWDKYYGAFQPANFGIGGDRTQHVIWRIEHGELDGSSPKVTVLMIGTNNSLDYTAEEIASADRKIIGMIRAKLPETKILVLGIFPRGPRERDGSPVTEKSVAEAAKRMQTIDAVNRDLAALDDGKTIRFLNINSVFTDKDGRIPSAIMPDQLHPGPAGYQLWADAMQPMLKEMLK